From the Candidatus Binataceae bacterium genome, the window GGCACGGCCGAGGCGATGCTCGATCGGATGCAGACGCGGGCGGAATTGTACGAGACGATCGGCTATGGCGAGTACGAAAGTCTCGACGCGTCGGTCGCGGCGAGCATCCTCCCGCCCGATTTGCGCGGCCGCCGCCAGTAACGGGGACGGTCGCGCGGCGAGGCTGTCGCGCTATACTCGCTCACGTCCTGGTGAGATCGCGAGCGAGGATTTTACGAATGACGGGAGCCGTGTTCGATGTCTTCCTCCTATGACGTAGTCGTGGTCGGCGCCGGCAACGCGGCGCTGTGCGCGGCGCTCGCCGCGCGCGAATCCGGCGCGAGCGTGCTGGTGCTGGAGTGCGCGCCGGAAGCGGAGCGCGGCGGCAACAGCCGCTTCACCGCGGGCGCGATGCGCGTCGCGTACGACGGCGTCGACGACCTTGCGCGGCTGATGCCCGATCTGACCAACGAAGACAAGGCGCGCACCGACTTCGGCGCATATACCGAGGACCAGTTCTTCGACGACCTTGCACGCGTCACTCAATACCGCACCAACCCTGAGCTGGCTGAACTGCTGGTGCGCCGCAGCTTCGAGACCATGATGTGGATGCGCGCCAAGGGCGTGCGCTTTCAGCCGATCTACGGGCGGCAGGCGTTCAACGTCGGCGGACGCTTCAAGTTCTGGGGCGGGCTCACGGTCGAGGCGTGGGGCGGAGGGCCGGGGTTGATTGACGCGCTGCATGCGGGGGCCGCGCGCGAGGGAATCGAGGTCTGGTATGGGAGCCGCGCGCTCGAACTTGAGCACGACGACAGCGGCGTTACTGGCGTCGCCGTAAGGCGCGAAGGGCGCGCGACGGCCGTCGCCGCGCGCGCGGTGGTGCTGGCGGCAGGCGGCTTCGAGGCCAACGCCGAGTGGCGCACGCGCTATCTCGGCCCCGGATGGGATCTGGCCAAGGTGCGCGGCACGCGCTTTAACACCGGCGACGGAATCCGGATGGCGCTCGAGATCGGCGCGATGCCATACGGCAACTGGTCCGGATGCCACGCCGTGGGATGGGATCGCAACGCGCCCGAGTTCGGCGATTTGAGCGTCGGCGACGGTTTCCAGAAGCACAGCTACCCGTTCGGAATCATGGTCAACGGGCGCGGCCGGCGCTTCGTCGACGAGGGCGCCGATTTTCGCAATTACACCTACGCCAAGTATGGCCGCGTGATTCTCGAACAGCCTGGGCAGTTCGCATGGCAGGTTTTCGATCGCAAGGTGAGCCATCTCCTGCGCGACGAGTACCGGATAAGGCGCGTGACCAAGGCCAGCGCCGACACGCTCGAAGCGCTGGCGGGCAAGCTCGAGGACGTCGACGCGGCGGCGTTCCTCGACGAGACAAGGAACTACAATGCGGCCGTCGATACCGGCGTCGAATTCAATCCCAATATCAAGGACGGGCGGCGTACGCGCGGCCTCGCGATCGACAAGACCAACTGGGCCAACCCGATCGACACTCCGCCGTTCGAGGCGTACGCGGTGACCTGCGGCGTCACGTTCACGTTCGGGGGACTGCGCGTCGATCAGCAGGCGCGCGTGATCAACACCGACGGCGATCCGATCGGCGGCCTTACCGCGGCGGGCGAGCTGGTCGGCGGGCTTTTTTACTTCAACTATCCGGGCGGCACGGGCCTGATGTCGGGATCGGTGTTCGGACGGATCGCGGGGACGAGCGCCGCGCGCGCCGCGCTCGATCGCAAGTGAACTCGCCCGATTACTTGCGCGAGTTCAGCAGGCGCGTGACGATATCCTTGTATTCGCGGGCCATCGGCGAGCGATAAAAGCGCCCGCGCGTGAAGTAGGGGTCGCCCGCGTAAAACCATTCGTACTGCAACTGGCGGCTGCCGAACTGCTCGCCGATCAGATCCCACGCGAGTTTGAAAAGCTGCACGCGGTCGCGCGCCGCGGTGTCCTTGCCGCGCAGGTATTTATCGAGGTAAACGGCGATTTCGGGATTGGCGAAGTCTTTTTCGCTCGGCGTCATGATGAGCCCGCTGCCGCTCAGCTCGCGGATCACCTGGATCGCGCGCACCTGGCATTGCGGAATCAGCACCCATAGCGTCGCTGCGACCGATCGATGCGCGAGCTGCTGGCGCCGCGCCGCCGCGACCTCCTGCGCCGCCGCGCGCACCAGGCCGCCGACCAACTCGACGTTGGCGACCAGCTCGCCCAGTTGCGCCTGCACGTGAACCGCGTCGGTGCGCCCGATCGCCTCGGCGATATGGCAGGCGAGGCCAGCCAGGAGCTTCAGCTTGGCGAGTCCGCGGATGCATCCCTGGAGCTGCGCGTAACCGGGCCGGCGCACCAGGATGCTGTTGAAGATCGCGATATCGCGGTAGATGAACATCCGCTCCCAAGGGACGGTCACGTCGTCGAAGACCGCGAGCGAGTCCTCTTCGTCGTAGTGCGAGCTCAGCGGACGGTCGAAGTCGCCGCGCCCCGCGTCGTATGGCTCGCGGCAAACGAACTTGAGCCCGGGCGCCGCGCACGGGATCGAGAAGCAAAGCGTGTAGTCCTCTTCGCCTTCGCGCCGCGGATAAAATGGGCCGACCCATAGCTCGTTGGCGAACGGCGCCAGCGTCGAGAGCATCTTGGCCCCGCGCACGACCACGCCCGCGTCCGTCTCGCGCACGATGCGGAGCGCCAGGTAGGGGTCGGATTGCTCGGCCGGGCCGCGCGAGCGGTCGACCTGCGGATCGACCAGGGTATGCGTGAGGCACCAGTCGCGCTCGCGGCATTCCTCGTGGTAGCGGCGCATGTTTTCGGCTAAGCGCGGATCGCGCGCGCCGAGGTCGGCGACGCCGCTTGCGAGGTCGGTCAGGATCGCGTTGCAGAAATCCGGCATCCGCCCCATCAGGCCGTACGTGAAATCCGCGCGCGCCTGCTCGGCTCTGATGCGAAATTCGACCTGCTCGACCGTCTCTGCCATCAGGAAGCTCGCGGCCACGCGATCGCCGCTTGTGGGCGAAGGAAAAGTCAGCTCCTCGGGGCGCTCGTGCTGCAAGTCGTAGAGCGAGGCGAGCGTCGCGACGATGCCCTTAAACGGCGGATGCGTGGTCACGTCCTTGACCCGCGCGCCACCGACGTACACGGTGCGTTCGTCGCGCAGGCTCTCGACGAACTCCTTGCCGGTGCGGATGCCCATCGGTTTTTCGCCCGCCGCTATTGGCCCCTGGCGACGCGGGCCATGATCGGCGCAAAAAACTCGCGGAGACCCGGTTCGTCCGGCGCGAACTCGAGCTTGTCCATCCCGAAATAGGGATCGCTCATCCGGGCGATCTCTTCGGGCGGGTTATCGACGTAAACCTCGAGCTGGTTGCCGTCGGGATCGAGAAAATAGATGCTGCGGGTGACGCCGTGGTTGACGGTGAAGCTGATCGGTACGCCGTGCTTCTTGAGCTCGCGATAGGCGTCCACCAGATCTTCCTGGCTCTTCAGCCGGAAGGCGCAATGCGCAAGCCCCACGTCGCCCGGCCGGGGCGCGCCGGCGCGCTCGCCGACCTCGGCGAGCGCGATCTCGTGATGGTCGCGGCGATTGCTCGCGAGGAACAGCATCTTTACTTCCGGCAGTTCCTTCATCACTTCGAGCCCCAGGATTTCCGTGTAGAAGGGGCGCGAGCGTTCGAGGCTGCGCACCTTGAGCACGATATGGCCAATCCGATCCGGACGAATCATCGCGGGTCCTCCGACCGTTCCTCAGTGCAGGTTATAGAAGCGTTTCGCGCCGCCCGCCAGTACCGCGGCTTCGGTCTTCGGCGGCATCCCCATCTTCTTGATCATCTTCGCCGCGCCCCAGAAGCCGTCGAGATGCGGATAGTCGGTGGCCCACAGGATGGTGTTGGCGGCGAGATAGTCGGCGAGCAGTTTGAGGCTGCGTTCGACCGGCTCGAACGAGATGAAACACTGGCGGCGGTAAATTTCGCTCGGCCTCATCGAGAGCCCGGTGTCGTTCATTCCCTTGTCGTCATAGTGCCGATCCATCCGATCCAGCCATCCCGCCATCCAGCCCCCGCCCGATTCGAGAAACGCGACCCGCAGACGCGGGAATTTGTCGCACACGCCGCACATGATCATGCTGGTCGACGCGGCCATCATCTCGAACGTATGCGCGACCGCGTGACGCACCGCGCCGCCGCGCCTGAAGCGATCCATCGCAAGCGTGTCCTGCCCGCTCTCGGAGCCGCCGTGGATGCCGATCGCGAAGTCGAGTTCCTGGGCTTCCTCCCATAGCGGGTAGTATTCGCGGTCGTGGAGGGGGCGGTTGTTGTAGGGATTCGGCCGCACGAAGCCGGTGCGAAAGCCCAACTCGCGCCGCGCGAAACGCATCTCGTCGATGATCTGCGGGATCGACGATTGCATCGGCAGCATAGCCGCGCCGAACAGCCGCTCCGGATACGGCGCGCAATAGTCGGCGAGCCATCGGTTGTAGGCACGGCAGGCCGCCGCCGCGCCCTCCGCATCCTTCATCCCGCCGAGGAACAGGCCGAGGCTCGGATAGAGGAACGCGGCGTCGATACCCTCGCGATCCATGTCGACGATGCGCGCGTGAGGGTCGAAGCCGCCTTTGCGCCCTTCGAGATAGGGTACGCGGGTGTCGACCTCGCCGTCGCGCGAGCCGATTGAACCGAGCAGCCCGAGCGTCGCCGGCTCATTGCCGCGGCGGCGCAGGGCGAAGTCGAAGCTTTCATCGACGAAAAAGCTCTCGTTGCCTTCGCCGTCGATGATTAGCCGCGGGCAGTTATTGCGAAATTTGGGCTCGCTGTAGCGTTGCCATAGATCGGGCGGCTCCAGTACGTGGCCGTCCGCGTCGATGACGTTGTATTCACGGGCCATCACATACACCTCGTTGCGGAACTCGCTCAGGAAGACCTGAATCGGAGCTTACCAAAGCGCCGCTCGCGAGACACACATGAATTTGCAGGCGGTACGTCAGTTCGGTCCGGTGTTCAACCCCAGACTTCGCGCGCGACGTCGACGCACAGGCGAATTTTCGCCGCCTCGTCTTCGACCGTCACCTTGTTCCCCGGCGCCGTGCTGGCGAAGCCGCATTGCGGGCTTATAGAGAGTTGGTCGAGGTCGATAAACTTCGCGGCCTCGTCGATCCGCATCTTGAGCAGTTCCTTCGGTTCGAGTTCCGGGAACTTGGAACTGACTAGTCCGAGCACGACGGTTTTATGCTTCGGCACCAGGCGCAGAGGTTCGAAGGTGCCGGCGCGTGGCGTGTCGTACTCGAGAAAGTAGGAATCGACGTCGATCTTGTTGAACAGCGTGTCGGCGACGAGGTCATAGCCGCCCTCGGCGCTCCAGTGGCTCTGGTTGTTGCCGCGGCAGATGTGCATCGCGAGATGCAGCCCGGCGGGTCGTCCCGCGAAAGCGGCGTTCATGATCGCCGGGTAAGTCTCGAGCAGCAGCTTGCGGCCGTCGTCGCCCCGGCGGGCGAGATACGGCCAGCTCGAAGGGTCGCTCAGCGAGGCGAGCGTGGTCTCGTCGATCTGCACGTAGCGGCATCCCGCCTCGTGCAGCGCGGCGAGCTCCCTGCGAAAGGCGTCGATAATGTCCGCCCAGAAAAGATCGAGGTCGGGATAAGCATCGCGGCTGATATGCTCGCGTCCCGCACGGAGGTGCAGGATAGTGGGCGAGGGGATGGTCATCTTGGGCGTGCGTGCGGTGAGCGAGGCGAGAAATTTGAACTCGGCCGCATGAATCGGCGCTTTCCATTGGAGCCGCCGCTCGACGGTCGGGATTATCAGCGGAAGCTTGTGCCCCCGCCGATCGACGAACGTCAATCCCTGCTGGCCCGAGGTGTCGTAGGCTGCCGAGACTCCGCTCAATCCGCCGTAAAAGCCCATGTAGAAAACGGCGCGGCGGTACTCGCCGTCAGTTATCGATTGAAGGCCGAGGCTCTCCTGGAACTTGACGACCTCGCGGATCGCGGCGTCCTCGATCGCGTGGAGTTCCGCGGCCGAGATTTTTCCGGCCTCGTGATCGGCGCGCGCGCTCAGCAATGCGGACGGCCTTAGAAAGCTGCCCACGTGGTCGGGGCGAAACGGCGGATTGTGCGGCGCTGACGGCATATGATGAGGTCTCCGGCCGGCGGCTCCAGGCGCCCGGCGCGCTGTCGAAACGACTCGCCCGTATCCTAAAGCCGATGCGCGCGATTGAAAACCCGCGAGCGCTGGTATTGTGGATCACACGGAGTGCGCATCCACAGTGAGTTCCGCATGCCTCAGGACGCCCACTCCTGCCATCAAACATTCTCATACCGCGTCCGGCAGCGGTATGTTTGCCGATAAGGTCGCATGTCGAATGTGAGTGGCTGTGGAAAGAGCGAATTTGACGCCGCACGGGCTGATGAACCTTCCGGGCCCGGGACATCCTCGTGGCGTCCACGATGGCTCAATGACAACCTCGTCTGCCTGTTTGCCGGACGTGGTCTCCGCAGCGCTTCGCAAGCTTACCTGGTGATCGTAGTCCCGCTCTATCTTGCGGCGCTTGGCTATGACGCGACGTACATCGGGCTGATGTTTGCGGTCGTCGCGGTGGCCAGTGCGGCGATGGCCGCGCTGACCGGGATCCTGTCGGACCGCTTCGGACGCAAAACGATGCTCATCGCGATCTCGCTGATGACAGCCCTGGGCGGTGCGGTATTCGCTTTTTCAACCAGATTCGTCGTGCTCACCATAGCCGCCGCACTGGGCACGATTGGCCGCGGTGGCGGCGCTGGAAGCGCCGGTGCATTTGGCCCTTACTATCCGGCGGAGCAGCCGCTCATCGCAGAGCAGGTCTCCGACTTCGATCGCACAACAGCCTTTGGCGCCCTGTCCTTTGTCGCGGTGCTAGGCGGTGCCGCCGGGTCGCTTCTCGCGTGGACGCCGCGGCTGATGCATCAGGCCCTGGGATGGCCCGTTGTCGAAGGTTACCGCGCGCTTTTCATCATGACCGCCGCTATCGGGATCGCGATGGTAGCGGTGGTGATTCCGGTGCGCGAGTCGCCTCACTCGAGCGAGCACAAGAGGGGCGCGCGCGATATATCCCCGCGTGAAGGCATTCGCACTGGCCGTCTGACACTCGGGCTTTCGCACGCGTCGTGGCGGCTGGTTTGGCGCTTCATGGTGACTGCCGCGACCAACGGCCTTGCGGTCGGAATGCTCGGACCGCTGCTCGTTTACTGGTTCTATCGGCGCTTCGGCGTCGACGCGGCCCAAATCGGCGGCTTGTATTTCATACTGAACCTGCTCGCCGCGGCGCCGTATCTGCTCGCCGGGCGGATGGCCGTCCGCTATGGTTCGGTGAATGCGGTAGTGGTTTGCCGTGCAGTCGCAGCGCTGCTGCTCGGCGTGATGGTAGTGATGCCGAGCTTCTGGCTGGCGGGCGTGCTGTATGGTGCGCGGATGATTTTCAACACGCTCTCGATTCCCGTGCGGCAGTCATTCCTGATGGGTGTGATACCGCCCGCGGAGCGTTCCGCGGCAGCCGGCATGGCGAGTTTTCCTGCGCAGGTCGGTTCGTCGATCAGTCCGTACGCCGCAGGATACCTGATGCAGCAGGCATGGTTGGAGCTGCCGTTGGAAATAGCTGCGTTGCTGCAGGCATTGAACGCCGTGCTTTACTATTTCTTCTTTAATGCGGTACGCCCGCCTGAAGAAATCAGCGCCGGCACTGGCGAGCCGCTTTAGCTGCTCGCCGGCGCCGGCGCTGTGAGTCAGCGGCCGGTGCGTCGTACAATCAGCGGCCGATTCGATGATGCTTCGTTACGCGGCCAGGCGAGGCGAGCGATCCGCAGCCTGCGTCTGTGCGCCGGACAGATCCGCAGCCGGCAGTTCGTCGGCCTTGCGCTTCGTGAAGCGTCCCGGCTCGAGGAGGTAGCCGAAGATCGAGCCGATCGCGGAAATGATCACGATACCGAGTAGAATCGCCTGAACTGAGTTCTCCATGTTCGTCGCCTCCCTGTTGTAAAACCCCGCGTCGGTGCTTCCGTGATGCAAATGCACCTACGCCGCTTCGCGACATGCACGCCGCGACACTATCTCGAGCGGGCCCGTGGCCCTGCCTTTCGCGCGC encodes:
- the tcuA gene encoding FAD-dependent tricarballylate dehydrogenase TcuA, which codes for MSSSYDVVVVGAGNAALCAALAARESGASVLVLECAPEAERGGNSRFTAGAMRVAYDGVDDLARLMPDLTNEDKARTDFGAYTEDQFFDDLARVTQYRTNPELAELLVRRSFETMMWMRAKGVRFQPIYGRQAFNVGGRFKFWGGLTVEAWGGGPGLIDALHAGAAREGIEVWYGSRALELEHDDSGVTGVAVRREGRATAVAARAVVLAAGGFEANAEWRTRYLGPGWDLAKVRGTRFNTGDGIRMALEIGAMPYGNWSGCHAVGWDRNAPEFGDLSVGDGFQKHSYPFGIMVNGRGRRFVDEGADFRNYTYAKYGRVILEQPGQFAWQVFDRKVSHLLRDEYRIRRVTKASADTLEALAGKLEDVDAAAFLDETRNYNAAVDTGVEFNPNIKDGRRTRGLAIDKTNWANPIDTPPFEAYAVTCGVTFTFGGLRVDQQARVINTDGDPIGGLTAAGELVGGLFYFNYPGGTGLMSGSVFGRIAGTSAARAALDRK
- a CDS encoding 4-hydroxyphenylacetate 3-hydroxylase N-terminal domain-containing protein → MGIRTGKEFVESLRDERTVYVGGARVKDVTTHPPFKGIVATLASLYDLQHERPEELTFPSPTSGDRVAASFLMAETVEQVEFRIRAEQARADFTYGLMGRMPDFCNAILTDLASGVADLGARDPRLAENMRRYHEECRERDWCLTHTLVDPQVDRSRGPAEQSDPYLALRIVRETDAGVVVRGAKMLSTLAPFANELWVGPFYPRREGEEDYTLCFSIPCAAPGLKFVCREPYDAGRGDFDRPLSSHYDEEDSLAVFDDVTVPWERMFIYRDIAIFNSILVRRPGYAQLQGCIRGLAKLKLLAGLACHIAEAIGRTDAVHVQAQLGELVANVELVGGLVRAAAQEVAAARRQQLAHRSVAATLWVLIPQCQVRAIQVIRELSGSGLIMTPSEKDFANPEIAVYLDKYLRGKDTAARDRVQLFKLAWDLIGEQFGSRQLQYEWFYAGDPYFTRGRFYRSPMAREYKDIVTRLLNSRK
- a CDS encoding VOC family protein — protein: MIRPDRIGHIVLKVRSLERSRPFYTEILGLEVMKELPEVKMLFLASNRRDHHEIALAEVGERAGAPRPGDVGLAHCAFRLKSQEDLVDAYRELKKHGVPISFTVNHGVTRSIYFLDPDGNQLEVYVDNPPEEIARMSDPYFGMDKLEFAPDEPGLREFFAPIMARVARGQ
- a CDS encoding amidohydrolase family protein — encoded protein: MAREYNVIDADGHVLEPPDLWQRYSEPKFRNNCPRLIIDGEGNESFFVDESFDFALRRRGNEPATLGLLGSIGSRDGEVDTRVPYLEGRKGGFDPHARIVDMDREGIDAAFLYPSLGLFLGGMKDAEGAAAACRAYNRWLADYCAPYPERLFGAAMLPMQSSIPQIIDEMRFARRELGFRTGFVRPNPYNNRPLHDREYYPLWEEAQELDFAIGIHGGSESGQDTLAMDRFRRGGAVRHAVAHTFEMMAASTSMIMCGVCDKFPRLRVAFLESGGGWMAGWLDRMDRHYDDKGMNDTGLSMRPSEIYRRQCFISFEPVERSLKLLADYLAANTILWATDYPHLDGFWGAAKMIKKMGMPPKTEAAVLAGGAKRFYNLH
- a CDS encoding MFS transporter, with product MSNVSGCGKSEFDAARADEPSGPGTSSWRPRWLNDNLVCLFAGRGLRSASQAYLVIVVPLYLAALGYDATYIGLMFAVVAVASAAMAALTGILSDRFGRKTMLIAISLMTALGGAVFAFSTRFVVLTIAAALGTIGRGGGAGSAGAFGPYYPAEQPLIAEQVSDFDRTTAFGALSFVAVLGGAAGSLLAWTPRLMHQALGWPVVEGYRALFIMTAAIGIAMVAVVIPVRESPHSSEHKRGARDISPREGIRTGRLTLGLSHASWRLVWRFMVTAATNGLAVGMLGPLLVYWFYRRFGVDAAQIGGLYFILNLLAAAPYLLAGRMAVRYGSVNAVVVCRAVAALLLGVMVVMPSFWLAGVLYGARMIFNTLSIPVRQSFLMGVIPPAERSAAAGMASFPAQVGSSISPYAAGYLMQQAWLELPLEIAALLQALNAVLYYFFFNAVRPPEEISAGTGEPL
- a CDS encoding 5-methyltetrahydropteroyltriglutamate--homocysteine S-methyltransferase encodes the protein MPSAPHNPPFRPDHVGSFLRPSALLSARADHEAGKISAAELHAIEDAAIREVVKFQESLGLQSITDGEYRRAVFYMGFYGGLSGVSAAYDTSGQQGLTFVDRRGHKLPLIIPTVERRLQWKAPIHAAEFKFLASLTARTPKMTIPSPTILHLRAGREHISRDAYPDLDLFWADIIDAFRRELAALHEAGCRYVQIDETTLASLSDPSSWPYLARRGDDGRKLLLETYPAIMNAAFAGRPAGLHLAMHICRGNNQSHWSAEGGYDLVADTLFNKIDVDSYFLEYDTPRAGTFEPLRLVPKHKTVVLGLVSSKFPELEPKELLKMRIDEAAKFIDLDQLSISPQCGFASTAPGNKVTVEDEAAKIRLCVDVAREVWG